From Aquila chrysaetos chrysaetos chromosome 3, bAquChr1.4, whole genome shotgun sequence, the proteins below share one genomic window:
- the SRI gene encoding sorcin isoform X3 — protein sequence MGYKRQFLSYSRQDGQIDADELQRCLTQSGIAGAYKPFNLETCRLMISMLDRDMSGTLGFNEFKELWAVVNGWKQHFISFDNDRSGTVDRQELEKALMNMGFRLSPQAVTAITRRYSTRGKITFDDYIACCVKLRALTECFRRRDTSQQGFVNFQYDDFIQCVMSI from the exons ATGGGTTATAAAAGGCAGTTTCTGTCATATAGCAGGCAG GATGGACAAATAGATGCTGATGAGCTACAGAGATGTCTCACCCAGTCAGGGATTGCAGGAGCGTATAAAC CTTTCAACTTAGAGACTTGCAGACTCATGATCTCAATGCTGGAT AGGGATATGTCTGGCACACTGGGATTTAATGAGTTTAAAGAACTCTGGGCTGTGGTCAATGGCTGGAAGCAACATTTCATAAGTTTTGACAACGACAGAAGTGGTACAGTGGATCGTCAAGAACTAGAGAAAGCCTTGATGAATATGG gATTTAGACTGAGCCCACAGGCAGTGACTGCAATCACAAGGCGATACAGCACTCGTGGAAAGATTACATTTGATGATTACATTGCCTGCTGTGTGAAACTGAGAGCTCTCACTG AATGTTTTAGAAGAAGGGATACATCTCAGCAAGGTTTTGTGAACTTCCAGTATGATGAT ttcataCAGTGTGTTATGAGCATCTGA
- the SRI gene encoding sorcin isoform X2, giving the protein MAPGAGQPLPCLAFLPLRAHCGDLRRPAAVGGAAVVPAAQAGVGGFMGSPRPAGGGLSALRPARGSDLSRVRRGSARSARPPASRSPAGGAAGAGPGRLGAPPAGEGRREEAHARQVPPVGQSHFWGCRSPSRLPTLSPKRGLVSDPACKAVFASWGREIAKRLRRASMEELQEGQRSLDKLRILCMVILLQ; this is encoded by the exons ATGGCGCCTGGGGCGGGACAGCCTCTCCCCTGCCttgccttccttcccctccGCGCGCACTGCGGGGACCTGAGGCGCCCGGCAGCGGTGGGGGGAGCGGCTGTCGTCCCCGCGGCGCAGGCAGGGGTGGGTGGCTTCATGGGCTCTCCGCgaccggcgggggggggcctgTCGGCTTTGCGGCCCGCCCGGGGAAGCGATCTGAGCCGCGTTAGGCGGGGCTCAGCCCGGTCTGCCCGGCCTCCTGCCAGCCGCTCCCCCGCGGGAGGTGCTGCtggagccgggccggggcggctcGGGGCTCCGCCGgcgggagaggggaggagagaggaggcacATGCCCGGCAGGTGCCGCCGGTGGGCCAAAGTCACTTCTGGGGGTGTCGCTCCCCGAGTCGGCTCCCCACGCTATCCCCCAAGCGAGGGCTTGTGTCTGATCCCGCGTGTAAAGCTGTCTTCGCTTCGTGGGGCCGAGAAATAGCGAAGCGGCTTCGAAGAGCAAG TATGGAGGAGCTCCAGGAGGGCCAGCGTTCCCTGGACAAGCTCAGGATCCTTTGTATGGTTATTTTGCTGCAGTAG
- the SRI gene encoding sorcin isoform X1 — MAFPGQPVPGGGFYQGGYGGAPGGPAFPGQAQDPLYGYFAAVAGQDGQIDADELQRCLTQSGIAGAYKPFNLETCRLMISMLDRDMSGTLGFNEFKELWAVVNGWKQHFISFDNDRSGTVDRQELEKALMNMGFRLSPQAVTAITRRYSTRGKITFDDYIACCVKLRALTECFRRRDTSQQGFVNFQYDDFIQCVMSI; from the exons ATGGCGTTTCCCGGGCAGCCGGTTCCCGGCGGTGGTTTCTACCAGGGCGGG TATGGAGGAGCTCCAGGAGGGCCAGCGTTCCCTGGACAAGCTCAGGATCCTTTGTATGGTTATTTTGCTGCAGTAGCAGGGCAG GATGGACAAATAGATGCTGATGAGCTACAGAGATGTCTCACCCAGTCAGGGATTGCAGGAGCGTATAAAC CTTTCAACTTAGAGACTTGCAGACTCATGATCTCAATGCTGGAT AGGGATATGTCTGGCACACTGGGATTTAATGAGTTTAAAGAACTCTGGGCTGTGGTCAATGGCTGGAAGCAACATTTCATAAGTTTTGACAACGACAGAAGTGGTACAGTGGATCGTCAAGAACTAGAGAAAGCCTTGATGAATATGG gATTTAGACTGAGCCCACAGGCAGTGACTGCAATCACAAGGCGATACAGCACTCGTGGAAAGATTACATTTGATGATTACATTGCCTGCTGTGTGAAACTGAGAGCTCTCACTG AATGTTTTAGAAGAAGGGATACATCTCAGCAAGGTTTTGTGAACTTCCAGTATGATGAT ttcataCAGTGTGTTATGAGCATCTGA